TTGCATCAACATCCGCTGCAAGGCGGTGCTGCCGGAGCCACCGTCGTCCATGTCGGGAATCCAATCGTTGCCGCCGCTCCAAAACCATTTGAACCGCTGGCCGCCGTAGTCGACGAACTTTCGGGTAACGAGATTTTGCGCATCGTCGGCCAGCCCGAGACACGCCGCGGTGATCGCATCCCACGCCCAGCAGACATCGCCGTGGAACCGGCGGGTATGGAACGTGTCGATCGCCAGATCCAAGCCCGAGAATCCGACGCCGTACAGCCGGTACGGAAAGATCGCATATTCCTCGGTGTTCTCTCGATTGCTCCTGCCCGCGTATTTCACCGCGGGAAGAAGAACGGGCTTATCGAACTTGAGATCGGCTGCCCGGCCGATGGGAATGGGCGGAAGATCGGCGAGTGTTTTCCGCCACATCGCCCGCTCGTCGGCCGTGGTCAGATCCTCCGGCAGCCCAATGAGCCGGGGCAAAAGGAATCGCAAGCCCGCGATTTCGGGCAGCGGATCGACCGCTTCGTGCCATGTTTCCAGCGATTGGGCGGGCTCAAAGTGGATCTTGCCGTGCGCGTCGCGCGGCCAGTGCTGGTCGTAAAAGGTGGTGATGGCGTCGGCCAGAGGCAAAAGCGTTTTGGCGGCGAAACCGCGATCTTGCGTCGTGTCGTATTCGTCGAGCATCATGGCCGTTAGCTCCAGTCCGCCGGACCAATACCAGCGGACATAGCCGTTGCGCACTTCCGTGCCCGGGTTGTCCCAGCCGAAGTCGCCATTGTTGGCGGTTCCCCAGAAAAACATCGTTTCCTGAAAGCACGCGCCGGCATGATGAAAGTAGAGCCACGTTTTGCCGGTGGCCATGGGCAGCGCATCGACATACATCTTGTACCAAGGGGCCAAAATGTCCCAATCGCCGCTCATCACGGCGGGCCAGTAGAGATGCCGCGTGTTTTGGAACCAGTAGTTGCTTCCCCAGGCGCGAAAGTCGGCGTTTACTTTTCTTCCGGCATGCGTTTCGTCGACGGTGAACAAGGCCCCGTTGAACTTGATCGGTAGATTGCCGCGGCCGCAGCAAGCGATCATGAATCGCTGGATGGCGTAGCTTTGGGCCACGGCTTCGGCGGCCTTCGAGCCCGCCACGTTGATCCAGCTTCGATTCCAGAATGCCTCCCACCAGCGATCGTGGGCTTTGCGCGCCGAATCGGAATCGACGGCGTCGGTCGCGGCGGTGAGTTTTTGCAATTGCGCGACCCATTCTTGCGGCGTGTCGGTTTGGGCGGTGAGCACGGAAATCGACAGGCGCTGGTGTTTGGCCGGCGCGGCGGAGCGGATCGAGCGGTCGCCGGCCGCGATTAGCCCGTCGCCTTTCATGCAGGCGCCGAAGGTCCGATGCTCGAGCGGATCGGGGCATTTTGCCAAGAGCGGCGAGAGATGCTGATTCTTCAGCACATCCGGATAGATCGAATGCACATCGCGGTGATACCAGACGACCTGATTGCCGTGCGGCGGCAAGACTGTGTCCGGATCGAACACGACCGGCACGTGGCCATCGTGAAATTCGAAGCGATCCTTGATTTCCTTGCTCGTGGCATCAAGCGTGATCGGCTTTTGTTCGTTGCGCCATAATTCCAGGCTGGCCTGCATCTCGAACGGTTGCGGCCCGCTGGCGTCGAGTTCGACTACGGGCCGATTCGCGTCGACCCACAGCCGGATGTCGATCGGCGAAGCGTTTCCGGCGTCGATGGCGATTTCGCCATGGCCGAGCCGCAATTCCTGTTTGAACGGCAAGCCCTTGGCGAACGGATTGGGGCTGAACTTGACGCGCACGCGCCCCAGCTTGAGCAGTTGGCTGTTCTCGCTGACGGCGTCGGACTTGGCGATATAGAACAGCAAATCGCCGTCGCTCTCGGCCCAAGCGTTGAGCGCGATGTCGCCGTTGCCGATCGGCATCGAGCCCCGACTGTCTTTGCTCGGCGAATCCCAGACGACATTGTAGCGGTCCGGGCTGCCGCCTGTTGCGGGTAAGCCGTCGTCAGCCCTCGCCGGGCCCGCCATTGCCACGGTGCACACAATCAACCAACTTGGCAAAACACGTTGAAATTTCATTCGTTGTCCGCTCTTTCGGATTGAATGTTGCCGCTCGTCCCACCGCATTCAGTTTGATTGCCCGCACGACTAGGACCAAGTCTTGGAAGTGGATTTTACGTGAATGCCGCGCGAGGGGCGGCGGCCCGGGTCGGCGGCCCGCACGAAGCCATCGGCGCTGAGCCGTTCAACGAGCGGCGCAAATTGTGAACGGCCCCTA
This genomic window from Pirellulales bacterium contains:
- a CDS encoding DUF5703 domain-containing protein, which translates into the protein MKFQRVLPSWLIVCTVAMAGPARADDGLPATGGSPDRYNVVWDSPSKDSRGSMPIGNGDIALNAWAESDGDLLFYIAKSDAVSENSQLLKLGRVRVKFSPNPFAKGLPFKQELRLGHGEIAIDAGNASPIDIRLWVDANRPVVELDASGPQPFEMQASLELWRNEQKPITLDATSKEIKDRFEFHDGHVPVVFDPDTVLPPHGNQVVWYHRDVHSIYPDVLKNQHLSPLLAKCPDPLEHRTFGACMKGDGLIAAGDRSIRSAAPAKHQRLSISVLTAQTDTPQEWVAQLQKLTAATDAVDSDSARKAHDRWWEAFWNRSWINVAGSKAAEAVAQSYAIQRFMIACCGRGNLPIKFNGALFTVDETHAGRKVNADFRAWGSNYWFQNTRHLYWPAVMSGDWDILAPWYKMYVDALPMATGKTWLYFHHAGACFQETMFFWGTANNGDFGWDNPGTEVRNGYVRWYWSGGLELTAMMLDEYDTTQDRGFAAKTLLPLADAITTFYDQHWPRDAHGKIHFEPAQSLETWHEAVDPLPEIAGLRFLLPRLIGLPEDLTTADERAMWRKTLADLPPIPIGRAADLKFDKPVLLPAVKYAGRSNRENTEEYAIFPYRLYGVGFSGLDLAIDTFHTRRFHGDVCWAWDAITAACLGLADDAQNLVTRKFVDYGGQRFKWFWSGGNDWIPDMDDGGSGSTALQRMLMQCNGRRILLIPAWPADWNAEFKLHAPYQTVVEAKVRNGHVVDLQVTPAERKADVVIAGSK